The Teredinibacter sp. KSP-S5-2 genomic interval ACTGGCGTTGCGGTAGCTGCGGCGGGTGCCTTTAACTGCCCAGCCTATGATTCACTCGCCTTTTGCAAAGCAACAAGATCACACCCCACTATCGCGGCCAGATTTTCCGTTATTTTCCCGGCACTCCAATCCCACCATGCAATATCTAACAACTGCTGAATGACCTCATCGTCAAATCGCTGTTTAATCACCTTGGCCGGATTCCCCCCCACAACGCTATAAGCAGGAACATCGTTAACCACAACCGACTTACTGGCCACTATCGCGCCACTACCAATTTCAACACCGGGCATAATCGTTGCGTCGTAGCCAATCCAGACATCATGACCAATCACCGTATCGCCCTTATAGGGCAACTCACCATCCTCGGGCATCACCTTCTCCCACCCCTGACCAAATATCTGAAATGGGTAAGTCGAAAAACCAGACATCTTATGGTTTGCGCCATTCATAATAAATTTGACATCTTTGGCGATGGCACAAAATTTCCCGATAATTAACTTATCGCCAATAAACGGAAAGTGATACAGGACATTGCTTTCAAAACGCTCTGGCCCGTCCGGGTCGTCGTAATAGGTGTAATCACCAACAATAATATTGTCAGAAGAAATGTAGTTTTTCAGATATCCAACTTGAGGAAACCCTTTCATAGGTTCTTTATCATCAGGATTTGGGCCGTGCAAAGTGCCTCCTATGTCTAGATGCTTTTTTAAAGCTCACCGCTTACCAATTTTAATAAGTTTGGGATTACCATTTAAATCAACTATTCGATAGGTACGGTTTGGAGAAACATTAATACGCAACTGAACTGGAGAGCGGTCTTGGGGCAAAGTTTCACCATGCATAATTATGTATAGATTGCTTAACCTTACAGTCAAAATATGAGTTCCTTCAGATACCAATACTGTAGGTACTATTGGTACGAAAAATCTACTTTCCGCTCTGTATGGAGGAGAGCCATCAACAAGAACAATTTCATACGGAGAACCCAGGACATAGTCCTCAATTTGAATAGATCTATTCTCACTAGACTTAGAACACCCAAATAAAAACAATACAGAGAAGATTATTAATATTATGTGTTTATACAAATACTTGCCTTTTATCAATTTCCATAACTGATTATATTCATCAAAGCCAGAGCATTTTAACTCGCTAGATCAAGGCATATTAACATTACGCAAAGAACAAAATCCCTTTAAGCTGAATATATGGCTACAAGTCATCCAGGTCTTCAATTGTCACCACTCCAGGTGTTTTACCTTTATTCGGAAAGTTCTCCCTATCTTGCTCGGTTGCAGGTTCGTTACACTCTCCCCTGACAACTGGGCGACCAGACGTCGCGCCATCTTTGTAGAGTATATACCCTTCCCGACAGTACTGAGATTCCGCTATAGCTTGATTCAGTAATTGCTCAATTTGCTTATTATTGTTTAGCTTGGGCTTACCCGGTGCACGCCGTCCGTCCATTCCTCCACCCGGCGGAGGGCCACCTCTCCCTTTTTCTCCC includes:
- a CDS encoding Vat family streptogramin A O-acetyltransferase, whose product is MKGFPQVGYLKNYISSDNIIVGDYTYYDDPDGPERFESNVLYHFPFIGDKLIIGKFCAIAKDVKFIMNGANHKMSGFSTYPFQIFGQGWEKVMPEDGELPYKGDTVIGHDVWIGYDATIMPGVEIGSGAIVASKSVVVNDVPAYSVVGGNPAKVIKQRFDDEVIQQLLDIAWWDWSAGKITENLAAIVGCDLVALQKASES